In Nicotiana tabacum cultivar K326 chromosome 2, ASM71507v2, whole genome shotgun sequence, the following proteins share a genomic window:
- the LOC142167015 gene encoding uncharacterized protein LOC142167015 — protein sequence MGDLHSSAWMHVIDAKTSYNILLGRPWIHENKVVSSTYYQCLKYCEDGVEKKIVSDDKPFTEAESYFADAKFYLKNYVSKEVKVDDVMLTKSIAKKVDVPASKAKFLVEKNQVLYDKNKMNEASSSKRVTLVLRYVPKARKVEDTSSELQGNVLGDLTLPIKRIDTIKSPTKLLKGFVKSSNHNLLLNLALPAKRTDEGFDLNAFKLLAKARYDLNEPSKLGKLPPEASNPTQNMMMEKGYSLKQSRKSLGYKQPPPIHISIKRASCNYITVKEVSMTLNEKTSVFDRLMKPRTLVFDRLDRDSKDAPSGFEEGVKTTVDALKEVNLRVVEDLKPTYVNASLTSDEESKYIELLKEFKDVFSWSYKKMPGLVPKVVVHHLAVKRGARPVKLAQCRFIPELVPMIETEVNKLIEDEFPLPISELMIDATIGFEAMYFMDDSSRYNQICMAPKDEELTTFQTPKGIYCYKIMPFSLKNVGATYQRAMQNIFDDKRHKNVECYVDDLVVKSRKRDDHLQYLRVVFERLRRYQLKMNPLKCAFKVTSGKFLRFIVRHRGTEIDQAKVDAILKMPEPKDIHELKSLQDMLAYLR from the exons ATGGGAGACTTGCATTCGAGTGCATGGATGCACGTGATCGATGCAAAAACCTCATATAATATCTTGttaggaaggccatggatacacgagAACAAAGTGGTTTCATCCACCTACTATCAATGCTTGAAGTATTGTGAAGATGGGGTCGAAAAGAAGATAGTTTCTGATGATAAGCCCTTTACCGAGGCTGAATCATACTTTGCCGATGCGAAATTCTACTTAAAGAATTATGTCTCAAAGGAAGTTAAGGTCGATGATGTGATGTTGACCAAAAGTATTGCAAAAAAGGTTGATGTCCCAGCTAGTAAGGCAAAGTTTTTAGTTGAAAAAAATCAGGTACTTTATGATAAGAACAAGATGAATGAGGCATCTTCAAGTAAGAGAGTGACTCTTGTTCTTCGCTATGTCCCAAAGGCAAGGAAGGTTGAAGATACGTCTTCTGAACTACAAGGTAATGTGTTAGGAGACTTGACCCTTCCTATCAAGCGAATTGATACAATTAAGTCACCTACAAAGTTGCTTAAAGGATTTGTCAAATCATCAAACCACAATTTGCTTCTAAATCTAGCACTTCCTGCAAAGCGCACAGATGAGGGCTTTGACCTAAATGCCTTCAAGTTGTTAGCAAAAGCTAGATATGATCTCAATGAACCATCCAAGTTGGGAAAGCTCCCGCCTGAAGCTTCAAACCCTACTCAAAATATGATGATGGAGAAAGGATACTCACTGAAGCAATCACGTAAAAGTTTGGGTTACAAACAACCCCCGCCAATCCATATCTCCATTAAAAGGGCAAGTTGTAACTACATTACTGTTAAAGAAGTGTCTATGACGCTTAATGAGAAGACTTCTGTGTTTGATCGACTTATGAAACCAAGGACCTTAGTCTTTGATAGGTTG GATAGAGACTCTAAAGATGCACCATCTGGGTTTGAAGAAGGGGTGAAGACAACGGTTGATGCACTAAAAGAAGTTAATCTCAGAGTTGTTGAAGATCTAAAGCCCACATATGTAAATGCCTCTCTAACTAGTGATGAAGAGAGCAAATATATTGAGCTACTTAAGGAGTTCAAAGACGTATTTTCTTGGAGCTACAAAAAAATGCCGGGTTTAGTCCCCAAGGTGGTTGTTCATCATCTTGCTGTCAAACGAGGTGCTCGTCCCGTAAAGCTAGCACAATGCCGTTTCATACCTGAACTGGTTCCCATGATTGAAACCGAAGTTAACAAGCTTATTGAG GATGAATTTCCTCTTCCCATCTCGGAGCTCATGATTGATGCCACGATTGGATTTGAGGCGATGTATTTCATGGATGATTCATCTAGATATAATCAAATTTGCATGGCACCGAAGGATGAAGAACTTACCACCTTTCAAACCCCTAAAGGTATATACTGCTACAAGATAATGCCTTTTAGTTTGAAAAATGTTGGTGCTACATATCAACGTGCCATGCAAAATATTTTTGACGACAAGCGTCACAAAAACGTGGAGTgttatgttgacgacttggtggtaaagTCAAGGAAGAGAGATGATCACTTACAATATTTGAGGGTGGTATTCGAACGGCTTCGAAGATACCAACTCAAAATGAATCCGTTGAAGTGCGCCTTTAAGGTTACCTCTGGAAAGTTCCTCCGTTTTATTGTTCGACATCGAGGTACTGAAATTGATCAAGCTAAGGTGGATGCTATCTTGAAAATGCCCGAGCCTAAGGATATTCATGAATTAAAAAGCTTACAAGATATGTTGGCATATCTAAGATGA